The DNA sequence TTCTTTAAGCCTGTTTTGTATAAACTCAAGAGTCCCCGAACCCTGTTCTCTGAAGATCAGATCCAGATGATAGAGATCTTTTAAGTTTAAGGTTTTATGAGCAAGTGGGTGATCTGATTTCGCTGCCAGAACAATTTCATCAGGTTTAAAAGTCTTATATTCAAAATAAGAAGACTGTGATTCCCCTTCAATGATTCCCAGATCAATTTTTTCTTCTTTTAAAAGGGCAGAAATAGCTTCCGTATTTCCAGTAAGAAGCTCAATCTTAATATCTTTATAATATGTATTAAATTTCGCTAAAATTTCAGGTAAAATATACTGCGCAACGGTTGTACTCGCCCCGATAATCAGTTTTCCCTTATGCTGCTGATTGATCTGGCTTATCTCAAATTCCATGTCGCGGTAGATATTTCTGATCTTTTCTGCATGCTCATACAGAATCTTTCCGCTTTGAGTCAGCTGGATAGAAGTTCCTTTACGGTCAAACAGCTTGGCGCCTATCTGAGTTTCAATCTCTTTAATGTGTTTAGTGACAGCGGGTTGTGAAATATGAAGCTCTTCTGAAGCCTTAGTGAAACTTAATCGGGAAGCTACCGTATGGAAAACTTTTAATCTGTAATCGAACATGGGGTAAAATTACGAATTATTGTTGGAAGTGGCGAGAGGGTACGGGATGCGGGTTTCGGGGGTTCGAGTTTAAAGTTTAACGTTTAACGTTTTGGGTAACTAGTAATGGGCAACCAAAAACAATTTATAAAAAATCCGAGATTGAACGATCCTGCTGATCTTCAAATCTTCTGTTTTTCGATTCTCCGATTTTCTGTTGGGTATAAATACTGTTGTGTCCTGAAAGAAGATAAGATGCTACACAGGCAATAGCGACATAAACTCCACATTCTGCTCCGAATAATTCAATTCCCATCAGCATACAGGCTAGAGGAGTATTGGTTGCTCCGGCAAATACTGCTACAAATCCCATTCCTGCCAATAATCCGAATGGCAAAGGAATAAAGAGAGACAAAGCACTACCTAAAGTAGCTCCGATAAAGAACAACGGGGTAACTTCTCCACCTTTGAATCCTGCTGAAAGTGTAACAATAGTAAAAATCATTTTTAACGCAAAATCATACAAAGGAAGCTGTTTCTCAAAAGATTCCACAATCACAGGAACACCTAATCCGATATATCGGGTAGTACCCATCGCAAAAACTGCCATGGCAATAATAACTCCACCGACTACAGGACGAAGAGGCGGATATTTAATTTTTGATTTGAAAACAGAGCCTGCCCAATGAATAATCTTACTGAAAGCAGCAGCACAGACCCCGAAGATTATTCCTGCCAGAATACTGTATAGAATGGGTAAAAACTCCAGCTTAGGAATAAAGTCAATATGATAATGGGTATGTTTTACATTCCATAGATTTGTGGCCCAGTCCGCCAGAATAGCTGAAGCAAAAGCAGGGAATATCGCATTATACCGTATTCTTCCGATCAGAAAAACCTCAAGTCCAAAAACAGCTCCAGCCAAAGGAGTCCCGAAAACAGAACCAAATCCGGCAGCAATGGCCGAAATAATCAATATTTTCCTTTCATTTCTGTCAAGTTTGAAAGGTCTGGTAAGCTGATCTGCTATAGCTCCTGCCATCTGAAGAGCTGTTCCTTCACGCCCTGCAGATCCTCCGAAGAAATGAGTTATCATTGTACCCAGATACACAAAAGGAGCCATTTTAAACGGAATAATTCCTTTGGGCTCATGAATGGTGTCAATCAACAAGTTGTTTCCAGCCTCAACATCTTTTCCAAAATAATAATAAAGAAGTCCTATCAGAAATCCTGCTACCGGAAGCAAAGCTATCAGCCAAAGATGGTTTTCCCTGAAATCTGTTGCCCATTCCAATGATTGCAGAAATCCTGCAGAAGCGGTTCCCACCAATGCACTGATAATGATGCTAATACATAACCATTTTAAAATATAAGGCAGAGCCGGAAATTTTCTGAAGAAAAAATGGGTGTGAAAAATTGCTTTTTTACCAAGTGTTCTTTGACTTTTTGACATAATAATCCTGATTAGTTATTTGTTAATAATCTTTTAATCAGGCGTCATCAGCTTTTGTAAAGCGGTTGGGTAAGGAAGAACACCATTTCCTTTGAGGGTACAAATATATGAATTATGGTAAAAAGATAAAAGATAAAAGATAAAAGATAAAAGATAAAAGATAAAAGATAAAAGATAAAAGATAAAAGATAAAAGATAAAAGATAAAAGATCTTGTCGTTAAAATTCAATAGAGGTGGGCTTTAGCCCGCCCACATCAATTTAACACTTTGCACCGGCTTTAGCCCAAACTTAAATAAATCAGAGTTTTAATAGATTGGATAATGTATAGCCTTATCGATTTCGAGCGGGTTGTTGTATTTTCTTATCACTTCCTGCATGTTTTTGGTCTGAGTGTTTAGCTCATCTACGTTGCGAATCTCTTTTCCGTTGATATTTATTTTCAGGTCGTTGTTGGATTTACTGAAGTTATTTCTTTCAAACGCAAAAGGATCATTGTAAAACTCCATGATCAGCTTATGCTTCTGCTTTTCATTGATGGGAATAGCTTTGTTACC is a window from the Chryseobacterium indologenes genome containing:
- a CDS encoding LysR family transcriptional regulator, whose translation is MFDYRLKVFHTVASRLSFTKASEELHISQPAVTKHIKEIETQIGAKLFDRKGTSIQLTQSGKILYEHAEKIRNIYRDMEFEISQINQQHKGKLIIGASTTVAQYILPEILAKFNTYYKDIKIELLTGNTEAISALLKEEKIDLGIIEGESQSSYFEYKTFKPDEIVLAAKSDHPLAHKTLNLKDLYHLDLIFREQGSGTLEFIQNRLKEKEINIHELNIIMQLGSSESIKNYLLHSECMAFLSISTILNELKNNVLTVIDIKNFSIERDFHFILPKGEQSELIKLFLRFAE
- a CDS encoding voltage-gated chloride channel family protein, whose protein sequence is MSKSQRTLGKKAIFHTHFFFRKFPALPYILKWLCISIIISALVGTASAGFLQSLEWATDFRENHLWLIALLPVAGFLIGLLYYYFGKDVEAGNNLLIDTIHEPKGIIPFKMAPFVYLGTMITHFFGGSAGREGTALQMAGAIADQLTRPFKLDRNERKILIISAIAAGFGSVFGTPLAGAVFGLEVFLIGRIRYNAIFPAFASAILADWATNLWNVKHTHYHIDFIPKLEFLPILYSILAGIIFGVCAAAFSKIIHWAGSVFKSKIKYPPLRPVVGGVIIAMAVFAMGTTRYIGLGVPVIVESFEKQLPLYDFALKMIFTIVTLSAGFKGGEVTPLFFIGATLGSALSLFIPLPFGLLAGMGFVAVFAGATNTPLACMLMGIELFGAECGVYVAIACVASYLLSGHNSIYTQQKIGESKNRRFEDQQDRSISDFL